In the Uranotaenia lowii strain MFRU-FL chromosome 1, ASM2978415v1, whole genome shotgun sequence genome, GTTTCAGCCTTGGTGCCTATGAATCGTACTTATTGAAAACCAAACTACAGTATTCGGAATAATCGGGTTAGGTTAGACCAACTGAAAGCATATTTAGGTTGTTTTGGTTGTTTCTCCTCAATCTCTTGTTTTTCATCAGCCTCGTCATTTTCTCCGCTTTCCTCATATTCATCTTCATCTTCGTCGTTAGATGGAGTTTTAGTTACTAAAAGATAAGTTTAAATATATGTTTGTCAAACAGGACCACACTAGTTAGAACTAGAGTGCCTATAAGAAGAGTGACGCCAATGTCAAAATTGGAATAGCGATGAGCTGTCAGTGTCGTTCCAAACGAACAAATGACCTGTCAAATTCTGCCTGAGAAGGCTGAATTTGACAGGTCATTTGTTcgtttggaatgacactgacagctCATCGCTTATTCCAAATTTGACATTGTCGTCACTCTTCTTATAGGCACTCTAGTTTAAATACCTTCGGTAACTCcatctttttcatttgaaatcccATCGTCTTCTTcgtcttcatcatcatcatcatcttcgtcATTTTCGGaactgtcgtcgtcgtcgccagAAACGAGAGAGGCTACGATGTCCGTAATGTCATCTGAAGtgttttcatcttttttctttgttttcgtGACTGTAGCATTCTTCTTCACAACTTCCGGGACAACAGGCGCGCTTGAGTCTTGTTTCTTTGATTTCTTCTTATCGGTAGCTGCTTTGGTTGCCGCAACGGTTGCCTCAACTTTATTtgctgttttctttttcttttgacTAGTTGTACCCAAAAGGTCTCCCAGGAAATCTCCTTCCAGAAGACTGAACCCAGCCTCGGAGGCAGGAGTATCTGGTTCGTCTTGCTCCgctccatcatcatcatcgtcgtcatcgtcctcttcttcatcttcatcatcatctGGAAAAGGGAGATGAACATATGAAGAAGCCGCACTACTTATACGACTTTATGTATAATTACCTTCTCCTAAACCCAAGGATCCCAAAAGATCATCTCCTTCATCTTCGTCATCATCCTCATCATCTTCGTCCTCATCATCGACATCTTCAACTGGGGGTAGTGGCTCCGGTTCAGTTACAGATAGACCTCGAGGTCcgaatttgaaacatgaaactCTCAAGACAGCTTCCACTTCGTTATCGGCGCGCAATTCCAGACCCAGGCATGCCTTGAAATGATCATCTGAACGGCGACTGATACTGTAGATTCTACCACAAAACCGATTGAACCCTCCTGGAAGTGGCATACAGACGGGAGTCGCTTTTCTACCTGCTtgatagatttaaaaataatttgctaATAAAGcattattttgaagttttttttttgttctctaaCCTGAGATAACACGATTGGCCAGCACACGGTCACCAAATTTGATTCCGATAGACATTCGATTTCCGTCCAGATATTGCACAGCCGCACACCCCGGTCCCTTGATCGGTATTAACGGCAGGGCAAAATCACGACAGCAATTACATTCGTATGTAGTACATTTGCAGTAACGATTTATCGGATTTGCGTCGTCTACGTTGACTACTGGAGCCTCACTGCTCACCTCCTGTGGCACCTGATTTATTTCTTGTAACACTTGATTGTCCTCGGAATTGGATTCCTCTTCGACATTCACATTGGCTGCTTCGGCACTGGCATCCGTTTCCTCGACAGCATTCGACTCAGAAACGTTACCATCGACTGCATTGTCACTATCGTTATATTCCTCAACATCTTGTCTCAACACTATCGGTGCTTTATTATTCGATTGAGGAAGTTTTGCTGAAAATATATCTACATATAGTATATTTATAACAAATTAATTAGGTCACAAGTATACTTTGGGCTACTCTTCCGGATACAATTCCAATCAATCCTACTAGGATGATTAAGTGTTTTAATctcattttctgaaaataaaattaaaaaaaaattactttagtACATGCGAAACATAGAATTCAGTTGAATGAATATTGAAgttcaattttaaacttaaaaattgtaGGGTTAAATGTAAAACATTGCTTAGTACCAAACCTGAAACCAGAAACAACGAAATCGTCAACTGATTTCTAATTCTGAGATGCTAATTATTAATATAAATTGGAATCTCCACTCTCAATCTAAATTCTTAATGTGGATTATTTGAGTTATTTAGACCTATAAGTCCTCTGGATTGAAGAGTTAATCAtcgtaaatttgttttattaaaacgtTGTTCCTAAAAAACAGATGACATGTCATGAAAAgtatttcaaattaagattACGGGCCCTATTACATAAGTCGAGTCACGAGTCTCCTTACTCGAgtgagccattttggtattaCAGTAGTCGAATCGAGTAGAATTTCAGTCGagtagctcgactgagtcgactgcttgaaagttcgtgactcagctgtttcactcgactaccgtaatacgacatttcgctcgactcgacagtgactggagtcgagtcgagttCTTATTCTTATTCTAATGTGTTGTAATCTTCTATACATCtgtaatctttcaattcttaaatattctttcttaaaaaatataaaatttaactgatatagccgataaaataatttcataagacCTATAATTCAATGTTCGGTAAATCGCTcgagaaaagcaatcaggattcgtttcaagcTAGAATACTTACACCTCCGAATGCTGTGATTCGCACGTGGTGAACGTATCCGTTGAATATTTGTCGAACATCAGAAAAACCATTTCTGAAGGGATGTTTGTGAAAGTGCGTTAAGAAAGTGATTGTGATTGAATCGATATTCCTTGCTGTTAACTACACCTTTTAATTGCGGAATTGCTTATGGCTGAAAGTCCTAGTTAACCATCAAACGAACTCTATGAAAACTGCCGTGAAATTCACAATCTAAGCTAGTTATCGACCAAATTGGCTAAGTCAGCTGCTATTTTCGATCTACCAACACCATTGTACCGTACCCCTTCAGAAACATTCTTTGAAGTTCCACTCCCCTGTTTGTTTACGAAATGTCAATCACAAacagaatggaaaaaaataagctaACAAGCTTCCGCTTCTCAACCGCTAGTAACGACCTTGTCTAAACGGTCACGAGAAGACCTGACCAACTCGGACGATGACGTGGATTCCCTGACTGAACTTTGGACCCGGATGCAATCTACACACtcaatcttttctcctgtggtcgggaggatttcgtcctgtattttcaacagctgaaattacaggacgatttcaggacagaaaatcactacaggaaaacaactgtcaaattggCCTGTAGGCTTGCAACGGCTTTCTCCTGTGATTTGCAGGGAAATTCTTGGGACTATCCTGTAGGCTCAGGACTATTTTCTTTCGATGTTTACATTGAATTAAATGATGCATAAActtccaaaaatatttattattttgaatcactATAGAACATTTATTAATCTTAATGAGAAGTAgttaaagttaataaaataaCGACGTCGCTGCTGATCTGAGCATTCCTTATGTTGGACGGCATTTCACctgaaaacaaacaacaaaaatgtcaatgtttatattgtttgttaaatttagaataaaattacCAGGTTCTGCACTACCAAGGGTACATTGACACGAAATAAGCTATACAATTAGGCTCCTTTGAGACTCCGTCGGTTGAtccttcaaaaaaaatgttccatgtGCACGACTTGCAACCACACGCACTTCTTTAGCTTTACGACTTCTACTGAGAAAGGGAAAATTATACGGAACATTATGCGCGTAAGATAGAAAAGGATGAACTATAAAAAACGCGACAGAAAACTTTTGACAGCTGAAGTTTTCCTATAGTACAGGACAATATTCAGAGCGCCTGTGCATTCGTGAATATTATGTCCCGGATATCAGGAGAAATCAAGTGTCCCAAGATTCGGGAAGGTTCCCATACGAACTTCGAATAAATTCATCCATTCCCCTGTGGTTCAGAGAGTCAATATCCTGAGGGGAAAATTTGCAATCTAAGTGTGTATGTTCTCAGTGCTGAACGACAGGATCACTCAAATGGAAAGTAAAATAGAAGCCAACATTGCAGCCACGAAATCAGAACTGAGCCAGCGAATGGATGTTTTAGAGGAACATGTCACATCtttgaaaaaacaaaccttTGATGATGTCAACAATCTTCGTAGTGAGGTGAATACACTACGCGACGACTTGTTCTTTTCGAATGAAGCTATCGAAAGGTTCAAGAAATCTCAACAACTTGTTATCTAcctgtagggatgagatgaagaatatacaaaaaaataaatcaaatttaattaggaataaaataaaataatagttgtattcggcaacactgtagatgaataaaataaaataaatttctatgagaacatttgctattttggcagcacttgacaaacaaacaaaacaaagtcagtcattgatctattcttgcgagcgacagacgtgtttcaGTGAATCTCtcaattgagattcgtaaaatcacgacaatggcgtggttggtagaataagcacaaatagcgcagatatttaaggctgctgctgctgattgttttgatttggccttccggtggaaataagacggaattgcccctgaaaagcgcagatatttaaggctgctgctgctgattattttgatttggccttccggtggaaataagacggaattgcccctgaaaagcgcagatatttaaggctgctgctgctgattgttttgattaggccttccggtggaaataagacggaatcgtccctgaaaagcgcagatatttaaggctgctgctgctgattgttttgatttggccttccggtggaaataagacggagttgcccctgaaaagcgcagatatttaaggctgctgctgctgcttgttttgattttgccttccggcggaaataagacggaatcgcccctgaaaagcgcagatatttaaggctgctgctgctgattgttttgatttggccttccggtggaaataagacggaattgcccctgaaaagcgcagatatttaaggctgctgctgctgattgttttgaagtggccttccggtggaaataagacggaattgcccctgaaaagcgcagatatttaaggctgctgctgctgattgttttgatttggccttccgatagAAATAAGATggaattgccgttagaagcTTCTAACTAAAGAAgcttaaggctgctgctgctgattgttttgattgggccttccggtggaaataagacggaatcgtccctgaaaagcgcagatatttaaagctggtgctgctgattgttttgatttggccttccgatggaaataagacggaattgccgttagaagtacagatatttaaggctgctgctgctgattgttttgatttggccttccggtggaaataagacggaatcgcccctgaaaagcgcagatatttaaggctgctgctgctgattattttgatttgcccttccggtggaaataagacggaattgcccctgaaaagcgcagatatttaaggctgctgctgctgattgttttgaattggccttccggtggaagtaagacggaattgccagatatttaaggctgctgctgctgattgttttgatttggccttccggtggaaataagacggaattggcgttagaagcacagatatttaaggctgctgctgctgattgttttgatttggccttccggtggaaataagacggaattgcccctgaaaagcgcagatatttaaggctgctgctgctgattgttttgattaggcCTTCCGgcggaaataagacggaattgcccctgaaaagcgcagatatttaaggctgctgctgctgattgttttgaattggccttccggtggaagtaagacggaattgccagatatttaaggctgctgctgctgattgttttgatttggccttccggtggaaataagacggaattgccgttaaaagcgcagatatttaaggctgctgctgctgattgtttgttttgaataagcctTCTGGTTGGGCGGGCTGTTTCTTAaaatactatcgaattattccggctcttGTAAACAGAGTTAGAGTAACAAGGAAAGCACAGTTCgagaaagctgttgctaaaatgttttttttgcggattgttccggctctggtaaataaaagcagagcgacagagaaagcacaaattgggaaggttttgtgaagaatattttcgggtgaaatgaagaatatgccaaaaaaaaaaaaaatttgaaaagcttttgcagagaatgcaatgtagaattgagatgagggatatttgggatataaaattttgtattttagaaaaaaaagtcggtaaattaaagattctattgagaatagagttgagaaggaatgtagaaatgtgatgaaggataagcagaaatttaaaaaaaaattgtaggatggagaattaagatgtggaatatggaataaaaatggaggatatttggtaaataaaattttgcactaaagaaaaaaaaacaaatgttgatgtgtgaaaagttttaattaagaatagaggtgagaaggaatgtagggatgagatgaagaatatacaaaaaaataaatcaaatttaattaggaataaaataaaataatagttgtattcggcaacactgtagatgaataaaataaaataaatttctatgagaacatttgctattttggcagcacttgacaaacaaacaaaacaaagtcagtcattgatctattcttgcgagcgacagacgtgtttcagtgaatctctgaattgagattcgtaaaatcacgacactaCCCTCCTTTGATTGGCCGCACTAACAATATGCTTGAAAATCTCAACATAGAAACCATACGTCCCATCGAGCCTATGCTAAGACACGGTCACCGCCCTTGGTATTTACGTTCCCCAAAAATTGACTGGACATTTAGAAAATCCCTGAACGCAGGGGTCTCTTCTACAAGAgcaacgaaaattttcaaagaacacGTGGTACAAAACTATAACTGTTTCCAACAAATATTTACCGATGGTTCAGTTGTAGGAAACCAAGTTGGATCAGGAATTTGGACTTCATCACTAGCACTTAGCAAACGGTTACCTAAAGAATGCTCGATATTTTCAGCCGAAGCTTGGGGAATCTTAAAGGCCGTTACAATGATCACGTCGCCCATTGTCCCAACCATCATTTTTTCCGATTCAGCAAGCTGTATCGCCGCCATCGAAAGTGGTTCCTCAAAACACCCCTGGATTCGGGCGGTAGAAATGGAatctaaaaagaaaaacgtCACGTTCTGCTGGATTCCTGGACACGCCGGAATATCTGGTAATGAAAAGGCTGACCACCTCGCCAATGCTGGAAGATCTAATGAACCGATAGACATGAAAATACCTGCCCAAGACGCATCTAGAACAATAAAACTGAACATAAGGAAAAGTTGGGAGAACCAGTGGTTTAATGAACAGGAAAAGTTCCTTCGAAAGGTGAAATGCACAACGTTTGCCTGGAACGACAGAAAAAGCAGAGAAGAAAACCGGGCCCTCTGTCGGCTCCGAATTGGCCATACGAGATTGACACACTCTGGTCTGTTCAGCAGAGAAAGATGCAGAGCAACTTGCGAAGTCTGTGGGACATCGCTGTCGACCGAACACATTCTTCTGGATTGCCGAAAGTACGACGACGTGAGAACAAATCTACTCTTCAACGGAGATATCAGCGAGATCCTCTCGAACACAcctgaaaatgaagataaattaatttcttttcttaaacaaacaaaactgcTTCGTGAGCTATAAGGACCTACACAATTTGTAAAACCAGCAACTCAGACAAGAACTAATTGTAACAcaatgaaatgcaaaaattaaGAATAGACCCGAAtaacccgggtggttaaaaggtctcaaataaataataataataataataaaacgacACTACCCTACACCCTCAACGAAGATCTCAACAAGGTTGTTGAACATATTGCCAGTGGACTCGGTATCCCACCGCCGATGGTAGATTTACGACGTCTAGCCAAATCACCAATTGCTGTTGGATATAAACCGCTTATTCTA is a window encoding:
- the LOC129738697 gene encoding uncharacterized protein LOC129738697 isoform X2, giving the protein MRLKHLIILVGLIGIVSGRVAQTKLPQSNNKAPIVLRQDVEEYNDSDNAVDGNVSESNAVEETDASAEAANVNVEEESNSEDNQVLQEINQVPQEVSSEAPVVNVDDANPINRYCKCTTYECNCCRDFALPLIPIKGPGCAAVQYLDGNRMSIGIKFGDRVLANRVISGRKATPVCMPLPGGFNRFCGRIYSISRRSDDHFKACLGLELRADNEVEAVLRVSCFKFGPRGLSVTEPEPLPPVEDVDDEDEDDEDDDEDEGDDLLGSLGLGEDDDEDEEEDDDDDDDDGAEQDEPDTPASEAGFSLLEGDFLGDLLGTTSQKKKKTANKVEATVAATKAATDKKKSKKQDSSAPVVPEVVKKNATVTKTKKKDENTSDDITDIVASLVSGDDDDSSENDEDDDDDEDEEDDGISNEKDGVTEVTKTPSNDEDEDEYEESGENDEADEKQEIEEKQPKQPKYAFSWSNLTRLFRIL
- the LOC129738697 gene encoding uncharacterized protein LOC129738697 isoform X1, translated to MRLKHLIILVGLIGIVSGRVAQTKLPQSNNKAPIVLRQDVEEYNDSDNAVDGNVSESNAVEETDASAEAANVNVEEESNSEDNQVLQEINQVPQEVSSEAPVVNVDDANPINRYCKCTTYECNCCRDFALPLIPIKGPGCAAVQYLDGNRMSIGIKFGDRVLANRVISAGRKATPVCMPLPGGFNRFCGRIYSISRRSDDHFKACLGLELRADNEVEAVLRVSCFKFGPRGLSVTEPEPLPPVEDVDDEDEDDEDDDEDEGDDLLGSLGLGEDDDEDEEEDDDDDDDDGAEQDEPDTPASEAGFSLLEGDFLGDLLGTTSQKKKKTANKVEATVAATKAATDKKKSKKQDSSAPVVPEVVKKNATVTKTKKKDENTSDDITDIVASLVSGDDDDSSENDEDDDDDEDEEDDGISNEKDGVTEVTKTPSNDEDEDEYEESGENDEADEKQEIEEKQPKQPKYAFSWSNLTRLFRIL